From Microplitis mediator isolate UGA2020A chromosome 11, iyMicMedi2.1, whole genome shotgun sequence, one genomic window encodes:
- the LOC130677122 gene encoding heat shock protein 75 kDa, mitochondrial, producing the protein MAVFNRLRHAAQLTKLLQNYNNLKYIKPQLYSNPRAFNRSVRLLSSQAAENAAQEDYHNIVQDIEKPTGEGAKHEFQSETRMLLEIVAKSLYSDKEVFIRELISNASDALEKLRYLRLSKNLSPEEGGDRELEIHIATNKQNRTLIIQDTGIGMTRDELISNLGTIARSGSKAFLNELKDKQLDSAKIIGQFGVGFYSAFMVADKVEVFTKSYSQDAEGLHWSSDGTGSYEISPAEGVQPGTKIIIHLKQDCREFSDESSLNGIIKKYSNFVGSPIFVNGKRVNVIQPLWMLDPKDVTAQQHAEFYRFISNSFDAPRFILHYTADVPLSIRALLYFPDDKPGLFEMSRDTSVGVALYSRKILIKSKADNLLPKWLRFVKGVVDSEDIPLNLSRELLQNSALIAKLRNVLTGRILKFLYDKSTKEPKEYNEFYYDYGLFLKEGIVSSNEQSEKESIAKLLRFETSAKPAGEVISLPDYCKNLNPDQKDIYYLAAPNRELAEQSPYYESFKKRNYEVIFCYEPYDELVLMQLGQYNSKFLTSVEKDMRQSTEETEKIDSINKEEIDKLLGYIKSVLSKKAFEVKTTNRLENHPCVVTVQDMASARHFIRTQSQKLSDDMRYSLLRPRFEININHPIIKKLNHLSTSDPKLAELLTQQLFTGAMVGAGLVEDPRILLTSINELLTLALEKH; encoded by the exons ATGGCGGTATTCAATCGTCTGAGACATGCAGCccaattaacaaaattattgcaaaattacaataatctAAAGTATATTAAACCGCAGTTATATTCAAACCCCCGGG cttTTAATAGAAGTGTGCGATTGCTATCCTCGCAAGCCGCCGAAAATGCAGCTCAAGAAGATTATCATAACATCGTACAAGATATCGAAAAACCAACAG GTGAAGGCGCTAAACATGAATTTCAATCCGAAACTCGTATGTTACTTGAAATTGTGGCCAAATCTTTATACTCCGACAAAGAA GTATTTATACGTGAGTTAATTTCAAATGCAAGTGACGCATTGGAAAAATTACGTTATTTGCGACtaagtaaaaatttgtctCCCGAAGAGGGCGGAGATCGCGAATTAGAAATTCATATTGCGACTAACAAACAAAATCGCACTTTAATAATACAAGACACGGGTATTGGGATGACTAGAGATGAATTGATTTCTAATTTGGGTACAATTGCGCGCTCTGGTTCTAAG gcatTTCTAAATGAACTAAAAGACAAACAATTAGACTCAGCTAAAATAATTGGACAATTCGGTGTAGGATTTTATAGTGCGTTCATGGTTGCAGATAAAGTCGAAGTATTTACAAAATCCTATAGCCAAGATGCTGAAGGACTTCATTGGTCTTCTGATGG AACGGGATCTTACGAAATCTCACCAGCAGAAGGCGTGCAGCCtggaacaaaaataataattcacttgAAACAAGACTGCCGTGAGTTCAGTGATGAGTCTAGTTTGAAcggtataataaaaaagtacagCAATTTCGTTGGAAGTCCGATTTTCGTTAACGGAAAGCGAGTGAACGTGATCCAGCCTCTCTGGATGCTGGACCCGAAAGACGTGACAGCGCAGCAACACGCTGAGTTTTATCGGTTTATTTCAAACTCCTTTGACGCTCCGCGATTTATTCTTCACTACACAGCGGACGTGCCTTTGAGTATTCGCGCGCTTTTATATTTTCCTGACGACAAGCCCGGACTTTTCGAAATGAGCCGCGACACTTCCGTCGGCGTCGCTCTTTACAgtagaaaaatattgataaaaagcAAAGCGGATAATTTGTTGCCCAAGTGGCTGCGCTTTGTTAAGGGAGTTGTTGATTCCGAAGACATTCCACTTAATTTGAGCCGTGAGCTGCTGCAAAACAGCGCTCTCATTGCCAAGTTACGAAACGTCTTAACCGGACGTATTCTAAAATTCCTCTATGATAAATCGACTAAAGAACCCAAAGAATACAACGAGTTTTATTATGACTACGGTTTGTTTCTAAAGGAAGGAATCGTTTCGTCAAACGAGCAGTCGGAGAAGGAATCGATCGCGAAACTGTTGCGTTTTGAGACTTCGGCCAAACCTGCAGGGGAAGTTATCAGTTTGCCTGATTACTGTAAGAATTTGAATCCTGACCAAAAAGACATTTATTATCTCGCGGCACCGAACCGCGAATTAGCTGAGCAGTCACCTTATTACGAGTCGTTCAAAAAAAGGAACTACGAAGTGATTTTCTGCTATGAGCCGTATGATGAACTGGTTCTAATGCAACTAGGGCAGTACAACTCAAAGTTCTTGACCTCTGTGGAAAAGGACATGCGCCAAAGTACGGAAGAGACCGAAAAAATTGATAGCATAAACAAAGAAGAAATTGATAAGCTGTTGGGTTACATAAAAAgcgtgttgtcaaaaaaagcTTTTGAGGTTAAGACGACAAATCGGCTGGAAAATCATCCCTGCGTTGTCACTGTCCAGGATATGGCGAGCGCGAGACATTTTATACGCACGCAGAGCCAGAAATTAAGCGATGACATGAGATATAGTTTACTGAGACCAAGATTTGAGATAAATATCAATCATCCGATCATTAAAAAACTCAATCATTTGAGCACAAGTGATCCCAAACTGGCGGAACTTCTTACGCAGCAG CTTTTTACAGGTGCGATGGTTGGCGCAGGATTGGTAGAAGACCCCAGAATATTGTTGACGTCTATCAATGAGCTACTGACCCTAGCGTTAGAAAAacattag